In Saccharicrinis fermentans DSM 9555 = JCM 21142, a genomic segment contains:
- the meaB gene encoding methylmalonyl Co-A mutase-associated GTPase MeaB gives MINDDHHHIENDALYSNLNVNKGVENVETVNADAAQRFLQKKRKLPSVDEFFEGIRRGDITLLSQAVTLVESARPDHHKVAQQVIEKCLPYSGKSIRLGITGVPGAGKSTAIEALGMHIIKQGGKLAVLAIDPSSERSKGSILGDKTRMEELSSQSNAYIRPSPSAGSLGGVARKTRETIILCEAAGFDTIFIETVGVGQSETAVHSMVDFFLLIMLAGAGDELQGIKRGIMEMADAIVINKADGNNIHRANLAKTEYASALHLFPPTQSGWIPRVETCSALEKTGINEIWDMVKEYVEKTNKNGYFSYRRNEQSQYWMFESINENLKSNFYNNPELATLTESYKQKVLNDEISSFKAAQELLNKYFNKINQ, from the coding sequence ATGATTAACGACGACCATCATCATATTGAAAATGACGCCCTTTATAGTAACTTAAACGTTAATAAGGGAGTAGAGAATGTTGAGACGGTTAACGCAGATGCGGCTCAACGATTCCTACAGAAAAAAAGGAAATTACCCAGCGTTGATGAATTCTTCGAAGGCATCCGCAGAGGTGACATTACCTTATTGAGCCAAGCGGTTACCCTTGTGGAAAGTGCCCGCCCGGATCACCATAAGGTGGCCCAGCAGGTCATAGAAAAATGCCTACCCTATTCTGGGAAGTCCATTCGTTTGGGTATTACAGGGGTTCCTGGAGCAGGAAAAAGTACAGCTATAGAAGCATTAGGAATGCATATTATAAAACAAGGCGGAAAGCTGGCCGTTCTGGCCATTGATCCCAGCAGCGAAAGATCCAAAGGAAGCATTCTAGGTGACAAAACACGCATGGAAGAGCTTTCCTCTCAGTCTAACGCATACATCCGTCCTTCACCCTCCGCGGGCTCACTGGGTGGTGTTGCCCGCAAAACACGAGAAACAATAATACTATGTGAGGCAGCTGGATTTGATACTATTTTTATTGAGACCGTAGGAGTAGGTCAATCAGAAACAGCCGTACATTCCATGGTTGATTTCTTTTTATTGATCATGCTGGCTGGTGCAGGTGACGAACTACAAGGTATTAAACGCGGCATCATGGAGATGGCCGATGCCATCGTTATCAACAAAGCAGATGGCAACAATATTCATCGCGCCAATTTGGCCAAGACAGAATACGCCAGTGCACTTCACCTTTTTCCACCTACACAATCAGGGTGGATACCCAGGGTTGAAACTTGTTCGGCTCTTGAAAAAACAGGGATAAATGAGATATGGGACATGGTAAAAGAATACGTTGAAAAGACAAACAAAAACGGATATTTTTCGTACCGAAGAAATGAACAGTCGCAATACTGGATGTTCGAATCAATCAACGAAAATTTAAAATCCAACTTTTACAACAATCCTGAATTAGCAACATTAACAGAATCGTACAAACAAAAAGTATTAAACGACGAGATAAGTTCGTTTAAGGCAGCCCAAGAGTTGCTAAATAAATATTTCAATAAAATAAACCAATAA
- a CDS encoding TlpA disulfide reductase family protein: protein MKNIFLVAMMAIIFAACQPTTFTINGTIEGVTEGKAILKNIVDGRPASLDTADIVEGKFTFTGTVDEPELYLIFVENNNTPIVFFGENANINIEANANNMQEAVVSGSDITDVYTSFVNKVPGKTRLEEINSEYQKAMGAGDQASQQALRDEANELMEEQKAYFLDFIKNNTNSIVGAYMAMQAISEFDMEEFKALTAEFEANLGDSKYVTNLKKALEPMEKAAAAAMATEIGAIAPDFTLQSVNGDEVTLSSFKGKYLLVDFWASWCKPCREENPNVINAYAEFAAKGFEVLSVSLDRDQDAWKKAIKDDGLVWTQVIDGEGNTANTYGVTSIPFTLLLDKEGKIIAKNLRGEALSHKLSELLN, encoded by the coding sequence ATGAAAAACATTTTTTTAGTGGCAATGATGGCCATTATTTTCGCTGCTTGTCAGCCAACAACTTTCACTATCAACGGTACTATCGAAGGTGTTACCGAAGGGAAAGCGATCTTAAAGAACATAGTGGACGGAAGGCCTGCATCATTGGACACAGCTGATATCGTAGAGGGCAAGTTTACCTTTACAGGAACTGTAGATGAGCCTGAATTATATTTAATTTTTGTTGAAAACAACAATACTCCTATTGTGTTCTTTGGCGAGAATGCCAACATTAACATCGAAGCCAATGCCAACAATATGCAGGAAGCAGTTGTTTCTGGCTCAGACATTACGGATGTGTACACCAGCTTTGTCAATAAAGTTCCGGGAAAAACACGTTTAGAAGAAATCAACTCTGAATATCAAAAAGCGATGGGAGCTGGAGATCAGGCTTCACAACAAGCGCTACGCGATGAGGCAAATGAATTGATGGAAGAACAAAAAGCCTATTTTCTTGATTTTATCAAAAACAACACCAACAGCATTGTAGGTGCCTATATGGCTATGCAGGCTATTAGCGAATTCGACATGGAAGAATTTAAAGCCCTTACCGCTGAATTCGAAGCCAATTTAGGTGACAGTAAGTATGTTACCAATTTGAAAAAAGCCTTGGAACCAATGGAAAAAGCAGCCGCTGCTGCCATGGCCACCGAAATAGGCGCCATTGCTCCAGACTTTACTCTACAGTCTGTTAATGGTGACGAAGTAACTCTTTCTTCGTTCAAGGGCAAATATCTTTTGGTTGACTTTTGGGCTTCATGGTGCAAGCCTTGTCGCGAAGAAAACCCCAATGTTATTAATGCTTATGCCGAGTTCGCTGCAAAAGGATTTGAAGTATTAAGCGTGTCATTAGACAGAGACCAGGATGCATGGAAAAAAGCCATTAAAGACGATGGGCTAGTATGGACACAAGTAATCGACGGAGAAGGCAATACAGCCAACACTTATGGTGTTACAAGCATTCCTTTCACCTTATTACTTGACAAAGAAGGAAAGATCATTGCTAAAAATCTAAGAGGAGAAGCTCTTAGTCATAAATTGTCCGAGTTACTGAACTAA
- a CDS encoding cation:proton antiporter domain-containing protein, with product MEFPILSDIVVIFALSTVVNLVFTKLKIPTVVGYLLTGILAGPHLLALVHGEHEIEVLAEIGVVLLLFTIGLEFSLKHLLKIRKIVFLGGLLQVLVTAGIFYVISQFYDLSWQTSLFIGFLVALSSSALVLKILQERSELSSNYGRTILGVLIFQDLLLVPLLLFANLLGKNEVHIVHELLLLGLKAVFIILLVYVGNKWLLPKLLHIIAMTKNQELFMMSIFLICLAIALITSQLGMSLAFGAFLAGLMISESQYSHNAFSNLIPFKDTFTSFFFVSIGMLLDLRFVLDNYQLVIFIVVLVMGIKTVVAGGAGFMLGHTLRGTVLVGLALSQVGEFSFILAKIGLNNAIIDDYFYQLFLAVAVITMSFTPFLMNVSRPLANALLKLPLPDFLINGLFPLKEIEIPDINNHLVIIGTDTSALKLSLMAKLNNLHHVSVIFDPILAKEKMDKGDLVVYGDAVNEPILKKAHVDTAEIVLISVGRLIPSMAIIEKVRGLNKKAYIIARSKYIQNMEQLYMLGADQVLPEKLEIAIDLFNRILVKKLYPQKEVNRILTHIRNLNLGEFSERDIVNQPSIFDELMHMNISAIKIEVDSPVDGKSLSDIQLRSKTGVTLLAIKRGTAIIEHPAPDTILRYNDIVYVLGDPEQTNWAFELFDKELCE from the coding sequence ATGGAATTTCCAATACTCTCTGATATTGTTGTCATATTCGCATTGTCAACCGTAGTGAATTTAGTGTTCACTAAATTAAAGATACCAACTGTTGTGGGGTATTTGCTTACTGGTATTCTTGCAGGTCCTCATCTGCTTGCTTTGGTGCATGGAGAACATGAAATTGAAGTCTTGGCGGAGATCGGTGTTGTATTATTGCTTTTTACCATTGGCCTGGAGTTTTCTTTAAAGCATCTGCTGAAGATCAGGAAGATTGTATTTTTGGGTGGTCTGTTGCAAGTATTGGTGACAGCTGGGATATTCTATGTAATATCTCAATTTTATGACCTTTCTTGGCAAACAAGTTTATTTATTGGTTTTCTGGTGGCATTGAGTAGCTCTGCTCTTGTGCTCAAGATATTGCAGGAGCGGTCGGAGCTCTCTTCAAATTATGGACGAACAATTCTGGGGGTTCTTATTTTTCAGGATCTATTGTTGGTTCCTCTCTTGTTATTTGCTAATCTGCTCGGAAAAAATGAGGTGCATATTGTGCATGAATTGTTGCTGCTCGGATTAAAAGCTGTTTTTATTATACTACTTGTGTATGTTGGTAATAAATGGCTCTTGCCAAAGTTGTTGCATATAATAGCTATGACGAAGAATCAAGAGTTGTTTATGATGAGTATCTTTTTAATTTGTCTGGCTATTGCTTTGATCACATCGCAGTTGGGCATGTCACTGGCTTTTGGTGCTTTCTTGGCAGGACTCATGATCTCTGAATCGCAATACAGTCATAATGCCTTTTCTAATCTGATACCATTTAAAGATACGTTTACTAGTTTTTTCTTTGTGTCTATTGGTATGTTGTTAGATTTAAGATTTGTGTTGGATAATTATCAATTGGTTATATTTATTGTTGTGTTGGTCATGGGCATAAAAACCGTCGTGGCTGGAGGTGCAGGTTTTATGTTGGGACATACCTTGCGAGGTACTGTTTTGGTGGGATTGGCATTGAGTCAGGTGGGTGAATTTTCATTTATATTGGCTAAAATAGGATTAAACAATGCTATTATTGATGATTATTTTTATCAGTTATTTTTAGCGGTGGCTGTGATCACCATGTCGTTCACCCCTTTTTTAATGAATGTGTCGCGTCCTTTGGCTAATGCGTTGTTAAAGCTTCCTCTGCCTGATTTTCTGATCAATGGATTATTTCCTTTAAAGGAAATTGAGATACCGGATATTAATAATCACCTGGTGATTATTGGTACAGATACGAGTGCCTTAAAATTATCGTTGATGGCCAAGCTAAATAATTTGCATCATGTCTCAGTTATTTTTGATCCTATCCTGGCCAAGGAAAAAATGGATAAAGGTGACTTGGTGGTGTATGGTGATGCGGTCAATGAGCCCATCTTAAAGAAAGCCCATGTGGATACCGCCGAAATTGTTTTGATTTCCGTAGGTCGGTTAATTCCTTCTATGGCGATTATTGAAAAGGTGAGAGGCCTGAATAAAAAGGCATATATTATTGCACGTTCAAAATACATCCAGAATATGGAGCAGCTATATATGCTTGGAGCCGATCAGGTGTTGCCTGAAAAGCTTGAGATTGCCATCGATTTGTTTAATCGAATACTGGTGAAAAAATTATATCCACAAAAAGAGGTGAACCGTATTTTGACACATATTCGAAACTTGAACCTGGGGGAGTTCTCTGAACGTGATATCGTAAATCAACCGAGTATTTTTGATGAACTGATGCATATGAATATCTCTGCCATAAAAATAGAAGTGGACTCTCCTGTTGATGGTAAGTCGCTTTCTGATATTCAATTACGGAGTAAGACGGGCGTAACCCTTTTGGCCATCAAGCGCGGGACTGCTATTATTGAGCATCCGGCTCCTGACACTATTCTTAGGTATAATGATATCGTATATGTGTTGGGTGATCCGGAACAAACTAATTGGGCTTTTGAATTATTTGATAAAGAATTATGTGAATAG
- a CDS encoding cation diffusion facilitator family transporter: MEHHHHDHSHGHHHIELKGKNLLIAILLNVLITVSQIIGAIFSHSLSLMTDALHNLSDVMALVISYVAHKLAKRKPTSKQSFGYKRAEILAAFINAATLLGVSVYLIVEAMERLFTLGAVEVGGELVMWLAGLSILANGLSVLLIQKDAKKSMNMKAAYLHLFSDMLTSIAVLVGGFLMIRFGWYWVDSLLSVMIAVYLIISSWNLVVGAIKVLMQFTPKDIDVDKITQAICVLKQVKNVHHVHIWQLTDHEIHFEAHIDCEEDMLLSEVDKVMTQVRELISHKFNIHHATLQPEFHVCDDKSLIAREE, translated from the coding sequence ATGGAACATCATCATCATGATCATTCTCATGGACATCATCATATAGAACTTAAAGGAAAAAATCTTCTTATTGCCATATTGCTAAATGTGCTGATAACAGTTTCGCAAATAATTGGTGCTATATTTAGTCATTCTCTTTCGTTGATGACTGATGCTTTGCATAACCTGTCTGACGTAATGGCTTTGGTAATTAGCTACGTGGCTCATAAGCTGGCGAAGAGGAAACCGACCAGTAAGCAGTCTTTTGGCTATAAGAGGGCGGAGATTTTGGCAGCTTTTATTAATGCAGCCACTCTTTTGGGTGTCTCTGTTTATTTGATTGTGGAAGCCATGGAGCGACTGTTCACTCTTGGTGCTGTTGAGGTGGGTGGTGAATTAGTGATGTGGCTGGCCGGGCTAAGTATACTCGCAAATGGCTTGAGTGTATTGCTCATTCAAAAGGATGCTAAAAAAAGTATGAATATGAAAGCCGCTTATTTGCATCTCTTTTCGGATATGTTGACTTCAATTGCGGTGCTAGTGGGTGGTTTTTTAATGATACGTTTTGGGTGGTATTGGGTCGATAGCCTGTTGTCTGTTATGATTGCTGTCTATCTGATCATCTCCAGCTGGAACTTGGTAGTGGGGGCTATAAAGGTGTTGATGCAGTTTACGCCGAAGGATATTGATGTTGATAAAATTACGCAGGCTATCTGTGTTTTAAAGCAGGTGAAAAACGTACATCATGTCCATATATGGCAATTAACTGATCATGAAATCCACTTTGAGGCGCATATTGATTGTGAAGAGGATATGTTATTGTCGGAGGTGGATAAAGTGATGACACAGGTGCGTGAATTGATAAGTCATAAGTTTAATATACACCATGCTACGCTTCAGCCGGAGTTTCATGTTTGTGATGATAAATCCCTAATCGCCCGTGAAGAATAG
- a CDS encoding M20 metallopeptidase family protein, with amino-acid sequence MDLKQIIKELSQKYYPEILDIRRHIHKNPELSFEEFNTSKYICSKLDEYHIPYRAGYVKTGIIGTIKGKNPNKKVIALRADMDALPIIEDENNPIKSCNKGVMHACGHDAHSASLLGTAKILNELKDQWEGTILLIFQPGEEKFPGGAKLLMEEGALDNPKPEIIIGQHVLPDMETGHVGFKEGMYMASGDEIYLTIKGKGGHAAMPHILNDNVLIAANIIVSMQQIVSRMVPANIPTVLSFGKVIADGATNIIPEKVEIAGTLRTMNEEWRAKIKTQIRKIATEMAQSMGATCEVKINDGYPVVTNHIEITEKAYTAAQKFLGNERVHKMDIRMTAEDFGYYTQAYPCTFYRFGVQQANNFKTGGLHTPGFNLNESALETSVGLMAYIALDILGQ; translated from the coding sequence ATGGATTTGAAGCAGATTATTAAAGAGCTAAGCCAAAAATATTATCCTGAAATTTTGGACATCAGAAGACATATTCACAAAAACCCGGAGCTTTCATTTGAAGAATTCAACACTTCCAAGTATATCTGCTCCAAACTCGACGAATACCACATACCTTATCGGGCAGGTTATGTAAAAACAGGCATTATAGGAACCATCAAAGGAAAAAATCCAAACAAGAAAGTCATTGCCCTAAGAGCCGACATGGATGCCTTACCCATAATAGAAGATGAGAACAATCCTATAAAATCATGCAACAAAGGTGTGATGCACGCCTGTGGACACGATGCACATTCGGCCTCCCTATTAGGCACTGCAAAAATATTAAACGAGTTAAAAGACCAATGGGAAGGAACGATCCTACTCATCTTTCAGCCTGGAGAAGAAAAGTTCCCTGGTGGTGCCAAACTTCTAATGGAAGAAGGAGCCTTAGACAATCCCAAACCTGAAATTATTATTGGCCAACACGTACTACCCGATATGGAGACCGGTCATGTTGGGTTTAAGGAAGGCATGTACATGGCTTCAGGTGACGAAATATATTTAACCATCAAAGGAAAAGGCGGTCATGCAGCCATGCCACATATTTTAAACGACAATGTGCTCATAGCTGCCAACATTATTGTATCGATGCAACAAATTGTTTCGCGCATGGTTCCGGCAAATATCCCCACCGTATTATCCTTTGGAAAAGTGATAGCGGATGGTGCCACCAATATCATTCCCGAAAAGGTTGAAATAGCAGGTACACTGCGCACTATGAATGAAGAATGGAGAGCCAAAATAAAAACCCAAATTCGTAAAATAGCAACTGAGATGGCCCAAAGCATGGGTGCAACTTGCGAAGTAAAAATAAACGACGGATATCCAGTTGTTACGAATCATATCGAAATCACTGAAAAAGCTTATACTGCAGCCCAGAAATTTCTCGGTAACGAACGGGTTCATAAGATGGATATCAGAATGACAGCAGAGGATTTTGGTTATTACACCCAAGCTTACCCTTGTACATTTTATCGTTTTGGGGTTCAGCAAGCGAACAATTTTAAAACAGGAGGGTTACACACTCCTGGATTCAACCTAAATGAGTCAGCACTAGAAACTTCCGTTGGACTAATGGCCTATATTGCTTTGGATATATTAGGCCAATAA
- a CDS encoding DUF362 domain-containing protein, translating into MAYVINEDCIACGTCIDECPVDAISEGDIYRIDAESCTDCGSCADVCPTEAIHPAK; encoded by the coding sequence ATGGCTTACGTTATTAACGAAGATTGTATTGCATGTGGAACATGCATTGATGAATGCCCAGTAGATGCTATTTCTGAGGGTGATATCTATAGAATTGATGCTGAATCGTGCACTGACTGCGGTAGCTGTGCTGATGTTTGTCCTACAGAGGCTATTCATCCAGCCAAATAA
- a CDS encoding 5-formyltetrahydrofolate cyclo-ligase: MKCVEDEKRAIRQHIKDQKMKLSATLRCRQAQQVFDQLEQQAYFAKASHVLCYWSLPDELPTHDFVNKWYQHKKFYLPKVVGKDLHLRRYSGQASLQKGAFGIGEPTGDPLLQLDLVNLVIVPGIAFSVQGSRMGRGGGYYDRLLPRLKNAYKIGVCFDFQLLDDVPCEKHDVNMDGVITIVP; encoded by the coding sequence ATGAAGTGTGTAGAAGATGAAAAAAGAGCCATTCGGCAACATATAAAAGATCAGAAAATGAAATTGTCGGCAACCTTGCGTTGTCGGCAAGCTCAGCAGGTTTTTGATCAGTTGGAACAACAAGCGTATTTTGCGAAGGCTAGTCATGTGTTGTGTTATTGGTCATTACCAGATGAGTTGCCAACGCATGATTTTGTCAATAAATGGTACCAGCATAAGAAATTCTACCTACCCAAGGTAGTGGGCAAAGATCTGCATTTGCGTCGTTATTCAGGACAGGCGTCTTTGCAAAAAGGTGCCTTTGGTATTGGAGAGCCCACGGGTGATCCTTTGCTTCAACTTGACTTAGTGAACTTGGTGATTGTACCAGGAATTGCTTTCTCTGTTCAGGGGAGTAGGATGGGACGTGGAGGTGGGTACTATGACCGGCTATTGCCTAGACTGAAAAATGCCTATAAGATAGGTGTGTGCTTTGATTTTCAGTTGCTTGATGATGTGCCTTGTGAAAAGCATGATGTAAATATGGATGGTGTGATCACCATTGTGCCATAA
- the gldB gene encoding gliding motility lipoprotein GldB, whose protein sequence is MSTVFKRFEWLFCIALSITVFSCRDKNMYPDISNVTIDLNLIPIYQDIHGMDTLKVKEEIVPIIDKYPDFMKAFSYKIAKLGNPEAPDYSDRLYSFVTYPANKDIYEKSKEVFPDFHVFKRELETGFKYYKHYFPEISVPDVYLMISGFSQSIAVDSSWVGVSIEKYFGQDCKFYSWLGIPKYLRKGMVKEKMASDVLRAMALTNYPDTPEVDDLINNMIYRGKIRYFVQRMFPDIQDSLLFDYSKEQIRWCHSHEADMWASLVEWKHLFKEDRMLIQKYTGDAPFTSNFGNNSAPRAGEFLGYKIVDAYMRKNKNVTLKALMEETDGRKILAESHYRP, encoded by the coding sequence ATGTCTACTGTTTTTAAAAGGTTTGAGTGGCTGTTTTGTATAGCCTTGAGTATTACTGTTTTTTCTTGTCGTGATAAGAATATGTATCCTGACATAAGTAATGTCACCATTGATTTAAATCTCATTCCAATTTATCAAGATATTCATGGAATGGACACTTTGAAAGTGAAGGAGGAGATTGTTCCAATCATTGATAAATATCCTGATTTTATGAAGGCATTTAGCTATAAAATAGCTAAGCTGGGTAACCCGGAAGCACCGGATTATTCAGATCGTTTGTATAGTTTTGTGACCTATCCTGCCAATAAGGATATTTATGAGAAATCAAAAGAGGTTTTTCCTGATTTTCATGTCTTTAAGCGAGAGTTGGAGACTGGATTTAAATATTATAAACATTATTTCCCTGAGATATCGGTTCCTGATGTGTATTTAATGATATCAGGTTTTAGTCAATCTATCGCAGTTGATTCATCGTGGGTTGGGGTGAGTATTGAAAAATATTTTGGACAGGACTGTAAGTTTTATTCGTGGTTAGGTATACCTAAATATTTACGAAAAGGAATGGTGAAAGAAAAGATGGCCTCTGATGTATTACGTGCCATGGCCCTGACCAACTATCCCGATACTCCAGAGGTGGATGACCTGATTAATAATATGATTTATCGTGGCAAGATAAGATATTTTGTACAACGCATGTTTCCCGATATTCAAGATAGTCTGCTTTTCGATTATTCGAAGGAACAAATACGTTGGTGTCATAGTCATGAGGCAGATATGTGGGCTTCGCTAGTGGAGTGGAAACATCTTTTTAAGGAAGATAGGATGTTGATACAGAAATATACAGGAGATGCGCCTTTTACTTCAAATTTTGGCAATAATTCGGCACCCAGGGCAGGTGAGTTTTTGGGTTATAAGATTGTGGATGCTTACATGAGGAAAAATAAGAACGTGACGCTGAAGGCTTTGATGGAGGAGACCGATGGGCGCAAAATATTGGCTGAATCACATTATCGACCATGA
- a CDS encoding bile acid:sodium symporter family protein, with amino-acid sequence MLKRIDGFIVGLLCMIALAYFYPGIGDENSWIQLEMITSIGISLIFFFYGLKLSPQSMKKGLSNFRLHILVQITTFVLFPLLIICLRPLVKTEETHLLWLALFFMAALPSTVSSSVVMVSIAKGNIPGAIFNASISGLIGIIITPLWMGLFMHTQEADFDFLASVTSLIIKILCPVLLGLALNKYLGNTVRKHGKYINLFDKCIILMIVYNSFSKSFVAQIFNDIRLAHLILTVVIIISLFTIIYGIIFAITLKLKFTKEDQITALFCGSKKSLVHGSVMANVLFKNMASQGIFIIPIMVYHSLQLITISFIAQRLGLKEK; translated from the coding sequence ATGCTAAAAAGAATAGATGGCTTTATTGTTGGCCTGCTGTGCATGATAGCACTTGCCTACTTTTATCCAGGAATTGGAGATGAGAACAGCTGGATACAACTGGAAATGATTACATCCATTGGAATCTCACTGATATTCTTCTTTTACGGATTAAAACTAAGTCCACAGTCCATGAAAAAAGGCCTATCAAACTTCCGCCTTCATATCTTGGTTCAAATAACAACTTTTGTTTTATTTCCGCTACTCATTATCTGCTTACGTCCTTTAGTCAAAACAGAAGAAACACATTTGCTCTGGCTGGCTTTATTTTTCATGGCAGCCCTTCCATCCACCGTATCATCTTCCGTAGTAATGGTATCTATTGCCAAAGGAAATATTCCGGGTGCCATATTCAATGCCAGCATTTCGGGTTTAATAGGCATTATTATAACGCCACTTTGGATGGGCTTATTTATGCACACGCAAGAAGCCGACTTTGATTTTCTGGCAAGTGTAACAAGCCTGATAATAAAAATACTGTGCCCCGTATTACTGGGACTCGCTCTCAACAAATACCTAGGAAACACCGTCAGAAAACACGGTAAGTACATCAACTTATTTGATAAGTGCATCATATTAATGATTGTATATAACAGCTTTAGTAAATCATTTGTCGCCCAAATATTTAATGACATAAGACTAGCACATCTTATTCTTACAGTAGTGATAATCATTAGCTTGTTCACCATTATTTATGGTATTATATTTGCTATCACCCTTAAACTAAAATTCACAAAAGAAGACCAGATAACCGCCTTATTTTGCGGCTCAAAAAAATCTTTGGTGCATGGTTCAGTCATGGCTAATGTACTATTCAAAAACATGGCTTCACAAGGAATTTTTATTATACCTATTATGGTATACCATTCCTTACAATTGATTACAATAAGTTTTATTGCCCAGCGTTTGGGTTTAAAAGAAAAATGA
- a CDS encoding porin family protein — translation MKKLSTLFILMVLITFSTKAQSSSGRDSDYRFAFVLSPQISWLKSDNNAVDGKGNLMGYNFGFEMDKFFAKNYAFSTGLTINTTGGKLRYSGDEATKVTIGGQESTLAPNSTLEYRLKYLEIPLALKLQTSDFQRTSYYGIFGLSGMINIKTNDGSGKNLDDEVRRINFGYRFGGGVQYSIGGDAYLKFGLTYNQGLSDITDNETIKDKTTLNRLVFNFGIIF, via the coding sequence ATGAAGAAATTAAGCACACTATTTATACTGATGGTTCTAATCACCTTCTCCACAAAGGCTCAATCCTCGTCGGGACGAGATTCTGACTACCGCTTTGCCTTTGTTCTTAGTCCCCAAATCAGTTGGTTAAAGTCCGACAATAACGCCGTTGACGGCAAGGGAAACTTGATGGGTTATAATTTTGGGTTTGAAATGGATAAATTCTTTGCTAAAAACTATGCCTTCTCAACAGGATTAACCATTAACACCACAGGTGGAAAATTAAGATATAGCGGAGATGAAGCAACAAAGGTAACCATAGGGGGACAAGAAAGCACTTTAGCTCCGAACAGCACCCTAGAATACCGATTGAAATACCTAGAAATACCCCTTGCCCTAAAGCTACAGACAAGCGACTTTCAACGCACCAGCTACTATGGCATATTTGGTTTATCAGGGATGATTAACATTAAAACAAACGATGGTTCCGGCAAAAATCTTGATGACGAAGTAAGACGAATTAATTTTGGATACCGCTTTGGAGGTGGCGTACAATATTCCATAGGTGGCGACGCCTATTTAAAATTCGGCCTAACATACAACCAAGGTCTTTCAGACATTACCGACAATGAAACAATTAAAGACAAAACCACTTTAAACCGCTTAGTGTTCAATTTCGGCATCATATTTTAA